ACCCCGCGGTGGCGATCCTCGGCGGCGCGGCCGCCCACCCCACGAAGGAGGCGGTCGCCGCGGTCACCGCGCAGTACGGCTTCGACCGTCCGCTCCTCGTGCAGTACGGCGACTTCCTCGCCGGCCTCCTCCGACTCGACTTCGGCGAGTCCTACACGCTGAAGCAGTCGGTGACGAGCGTCATCGCCGGGCAGATCGGACCGACGCTCGCGCTGACCGTCGCCGCACTCGTGCTCGCCTGGGTGCTGTCGATCGCCTCGACCCTGCTCACCGCGGGGCGCTCCGGGGTGTGGGGGCGGATCGGCTCGGTCGTCGAGACCGTCGCCGCCGGACTGCCCCAGTTCTGGCTCGGACTCGTGCTGCTGCTCGTGTTCGCGGTGCAGCTGCACTGGTTCCCGGTGATCGGCTCCGGTCCGCTCGGCATCGTCCTGCCGGCGCTGACCCTCGCGATCCCGCTCGCCGGCTTCCTCGGCCAGGTCACCCGCGACGAGTTCGAGGAGAAGCAGCAGGAACCGTTCGTGCTCTCGGCCCGGTCACGCGGACTGTCGGAGGGGGCCGTCCGGTCCCGCTTCGTCCTCCGGCACGCCGCGCTGCCGGGCATCACCCTCTCCGGCTGGGGCCTCGGCTCCCTCGTGTCCGGAGCCGTCATCGCCGAGGTCGTCTTCGCCCGCCAGGGCATCGGACAGGTCCTCGTCACCGCCGTGAGCGCGCAGGACCTGCCGCTCGTCATCGGCATCACGTTCGTCGTCGCACTCGTGTACGTCGTCGCGAACGTCCTCACCGACATCGCCTACGTCGCGGTGGACCCCCGCCTCCGCCGCTCGATCGGAGCCGCAGCATGAGCACCACGACCGT
This is a stretch of genomic DNA from Curtobacterium sp. 458. It encodes these proteins:
- a CDS encoding ABC transporter permease, giving the protein MTGWPVRIARRIAEAVLLLLAVGTIVFFLEHAVPGDPAVAILGGAAAHPTKEAVAAVTAQYGFDRPLLVQYGDFLAGLLRLDFGESYTLKQSVTSVIAGQIGPTLALTVAALVLAWVLSIASTLLTAGRSGVWGRIGSVVETVAAGLPQFWLGLVLLLVFAVQLHWFPVIGSGPLGIVLPALTLAIPLAGFLGQVTRDEFEEKQQEPFVLSARSRGLSEGAVRSRFVLRHAALPGITLSGWGLGSLVSGAVIAEVVFARQGIGQVLVTAVSAQDLPLVIGITFVVALVYVVANVLTDIAYVAVDPRLRRSIGAAA